Proteins encoded in a region of the Vicia villosa cultivar HV-30 ecotype Madison, WI linkage group LG5, Vvil1.0, whole genome shotgun sequence genome:
- the LOC131606522 gene encoding cation/H(+) antiporter 1-like, with amino-acid sequence MDATHTMFCNNDLVNPLSSMGMQVSCILVVSHFFNVLLRSLGQPGPIAQILAGLILGPMSHIPYIRKTFFPPSSINYYEIVGFFCRIHFMFLFGLETNLQYMLRNLRLVTLVACGGSLLGAIFGLSVSFYLYQNLNLNLNIYYFCMVIMLMVSYTSSPMVIRLSTELRFAASNIGRIVVSSALIIEIACLVFFDVVICWQKRNHISNGFLCTITISFVILTNKYLAVWLNSRNRYQKYLKAPELLLILFLLLTSSMLIEILGYNSIISCFIIGLVFPKEGKTARTLIYKLGYSIYNFVLPIYFGYMGLQCDLIQVFRSLNKTTDTAILILLCIGSKLGGTLLVCRYLNIPTSDGIFIGFILNTRGYADLLFIAAIAKHAVDLDLDAYNMLIVSIVLNTVISGLVVAFLAKGEAKMFSNNHTTIEPQQMEDELRILACVYDPRQVSAVLATILAIHGSRASPSTTYLMHLIELVKKIKSNLLYHEKENGSLSDDEEAYGGNDVVDINNALDAFTLDTKILIHQKKTVSSFPSMYEDVCNEAEDLKVTIILIPFHKHERIDGKLESGKESIVVTNQKILRHAPCSVGVIIERGLTKTFGFSELIESEATQNVATLFFGGPDDREAIAWSLRISKCPHINLTIIRFLPASSQNEKIKENGVQYDGKEILMSLSGEESENDEIDNTFMVDFYNRHVTLGQIGYVENFVKDGKQTLECLKEVGDMYSLFVVGKGGRRNNSLTIGMSDWEECPELGTVGDVLASSDFDIHGSVLVIQQHRDAKKGLIHY; translated from the exons ATGGATGCCACTCACACCATGTTTTGTAACAATGATCTTGTTAACCCTCTTAGCTCAATGGGCATGCAAGTTTCATGCATTCTTGTTGTATCACATTTCTTCAATGTCCTCCTTAGAAGTTTGGGTCAACCTGGTCCTATTGCACAGATTCTG GCTGGGTTGATATTAGGACCAATGTCACATATACCATATATAAGAAAAACGTTCTTCCCACCAAGTTCAATAAACTACTACGAAATTGTGGGCTTCTTCTGTCGCATACATTTCATGTTCTTATTTGGTTTAGAGACAAACCTTCAATACATGTTGCGCAATCTACGTTTGGTTACATTGGTAGCATGTGGTGGTTCCCTACTTGGTGCAATTTTTGGTCTATCAGTCTCATTTTATTTGTATCAAAATCtaaatttgaatctcaacatttatTATTTCTGCATGGTCATCATGTTAATGGTATCATACACAAGCTCCCCGATGGTGATCCGTTTATCGACCGAGTTACGTTTTGCAGCGTCTAATATCGGGCGAATCGTAGTGTCCTCAGCGTTGATAATCGAAATTGCCTGCTTGGTGTTCTTTGATGTGGTGATTTGTTGGCAAAAAAGAAACCACATTTCCAATGGTTTTCTGTGTACTATCACTATATCTTTTGTGATTCTGACTAACAAATACTTAGCCGTATGGCTAAACTCGAGAAACCGATACCAAAAATACCTAAAAGCTCCTGAGTTATTACTCATACTTTTTCTTCTTCTAACAAGCTCAATGCTTATAGAAATTTTGGGTTACAATAGTATTATTAGTTGTTTTATAATTGGATTGGTGTTTCCTAAAGAAGGAAAAACAGCTAGGACATTGATATATAAACTTGGTTATTCAATTTACAATTTTGTTCTTCCTATATATTTTGGGTATATGGGTTTACAATGTGACCtcatacaagtgttccgaagccTGAATAAAACAACAGATACAGCAATATTGATTTTGTTGTGCATTGGTAGCAAACTTGGTGGCACACTTTTGGTTTGTCGATACCTTAATATTCCTACAAGTGACGGGATTTTCATTGGCTTCATATTGAATACCAGAGGTTATGCTGATTTGTTGTTCATTGCTGCTATAGCAAAACATGCAGTT GATCTTGACTTAGATGCTTACAATATGTTGATAGTATCGATAGTATTGAACACGGTCATATCAGGATTAGTTGTGGCTTTTCTAGCAAAAGGGGAAGCGAAAATGTTTTCGAACAACCATACTACAATTGAGCCTCAACAAATGGAAGACGAGCTTCGAATTTTGGCTTGTGTATATGATCCTCGACAGGTATCTGCCGTACTCGCCACAATACTAGCAATCCATGGCTCAAGAGCATCACCTTCCACGACTTATTTAATGCATTTGATAGAGCTTGTGAAGAAAATCAAGTCCAATTTGTTATACCATGAAAAAGAAAACGGAAGCCTCAGCGATGACGAAGAAGCCTACGGTGGAAATGATGTGGTGGACATTAATAATGCCTTAGATGCATTCACTTTAGATACAAAGATTTTGATTCACCAAAAAAAGACTGTATCTTCTTTCCCAAGTATGTATGAAGATGTTTGCAATGAAGCGGAAGATCTTAAAGTGACAATAATTCTTATCCCTTTTCACAAACACGAGCGCATTGATGGAAAACTTGAAAGCGGTAAAGAAAGTATAGTAGTTACTAATCAGAAGATTCTCAGGCACGCGCCTTGTTCCGTCGGTGTGATCATTGAAAGAGGACTTACAAAGACATTTGGTTTCTCTGAGCTAATTGAATCCGAAGCCACGCAAAATGTTGCAACACTTTTCTTTGGAGGTCCAGATGACCGCGAGGCGATTGCTTGGAGCCTAAGAATCTCCAAATGCCCTCATATCAACTTGACTATTATTAGATTTTTGCCGGCTTCATCacaaaatgaaaaaattaaagaaaacggAGTACAGTACGACGGAAAGGAAATTCTAATGTCCTTGTCGGGGGAAGAGAGTGAGAACGACGAGATTGACAATACGTTTATGGTCGATTTCTATAACCGACATGTGACCTTAGGACAAATTGGATATGTGGAGAATTTTGTGAAGGATGGAAAGCAAACATTGGAATGTTTGAAGGAGGTTGGAGACATGTACTCTTTGTTTGTGGTTGGAAAAGGTGGTAGAAGAAATAATTCATTGACAATAGGTATGAGTGATTGGGAGGAATGTCCTGAACTTGGAACAGTTGGTGATGTGTTGGCTTCTTCAGATTTTGATATTCATGGATCTGTTTTGGTCATTCAACAACATAGAGATGCTAAGAAAGGTTTAATACATTATTAG
- the LOC131604531 gene encoding uncharacterized protein LOC131604531, whose translation MHTYAKFIKDIITKKRRFENQEVVTINSCCSAIIQRTLPKKESDPRKVTLPVTIGNVYVGKGLIDLGSSMTPLSLMKRLRNIELKPTRMTLQLADKSTTHPIGITKYLLVKVDKFFFSVDFVVIDMEEDYDTPLILGRPFMKIARMMIDIDDGLMKVRVLDEEVCFNLFEAMKHSNDKSDYFRVDATDEAIMQVKKQNHMYTPLERALTNALQILNEYEEKEIEECLKELEALEEISLLEDMVDELKIPTTKEESKLELKILPSHLKYVFLEKNEKKPVIISNALSKSEE comes from the coding sequence atgcatACTTATGCTAAATTCATCAAGGATATTATCACAAAGAAGAGGAGATTTGAGAATCAAGAGGTTGTGACCATTAATTCTTGTTGTAGTGCTATAATTCAAAGAACTCTACCGAAGAAAGAAAGTGATCCGAGAAAAGTTACTCTACCGGTGACAATTGGTAATGTTTATGTCGGTAAGGGATTGATCGATTTGGGTTCTAGCATGACTCCATTATCTCTTATGAAAAGATTGAGAAACATTGAGTTGAAACCTACAAGGATGACTTTACAATTAGCCGACAAGTCCACCACTCATCCTATAGGGATTACGAAATATTTGTTAGTTAAGGTTGATAAGTTCTTTTTCTCGGTCGATTTTGTGGTGATTGATATGGAGGAAGATTATGACACACCTCTAATACTTGGAAGACCTTTCATGAAAATCGCTCGGATGATGATCGATATCGATGACGGTCTAATGAAAGTGAGAGTTTTGGATGAAGAAGTGTGTTTCAATCTCTTTGAAGCAATGAAGCATTCCAATGATAAAAGTGATTATTTTCGAGTGGATGCGACCGATGAAGCTATCATGCAAGTGAAGAAGCAAAATCATATGTATACTCCTCTTGAGAGAGCTCTCACAAATGCTCTTCAAATCCTAAATgaatatgaagaaaaagaaattgaggaATGTTTGAAAGAGTTGGAAGCATTAGAGGAGATTTCTCTTTTGGAAGATATGGTGGATGAATTGAAAATACCAACTACAAAGGAGGAAAGTAAGCTTGAATTGAAAATTCTTCCTTCACACTTGAAGTATGTGTTCCtcgagaaaaatgaaaaaaagccGGTGATAATTAGCAATGCCCTTTCTAAGAGTGAAGAATAA